In Candidatus Bathyarchaeia archaeon, the genomic stretch CGCAGCAGAGCTGGAAGACGGCTCGCAACCTTACTCAGCCTAGCAGTCAAGAGCCCAAGGCTAGCCAAGTGATCCAAGAAGTGGAGGGCAACCTCGCCGTTATGCCCGAAGCCAGCGATTACCCGCCTGTACCGCTCAAGTCTCTCCTCATAATCATAGATTTCATTCTTCACACTAAACTCATTATTCCCAAATTTAAAAGAAGTGTAAGGGATTTGAACCCGGAGAACTGGCGCCCTGGCCGGGATTTGAACCCGGGTCGGGCGGGCGACAGCCGCCTATACTAGACCGGACTATACTACCAGGGCTTTAACCAATATTTTCTGGTTTAAGTGTATTAATAAACGTTACGCTCGCAATCTCGGTGATGAGATTTATATATTGAGAAAGCGTTTTTCATTTTGGAGGTATGCTGGAATGGTTAATGTCAGCGTTAAATGGCTTGGGCACGCCAGCTTTCAAATAACTGCTGATGGAAAGAACATTTATATCGACCCCTACGAGGGGAACTACGTTGATAAAGCGGATATTGTTCTCGTGACCCACTCTCACTATGATCATTGCGATACATCTAAGATTGAAAAAATACGGAAAAATGGAACCGTAATCGTTTCGCCACCAGACTGCGCAACAAAGATAAGAGGAAATGTTAGGGTTCTTAAGCCCGGGGAGAGCACGACGGTCGGCGATATAGTGATCGAAGCCGTCCACGCATATAACGTGAGGCGCTTTAGATCGCCTGGGGTACCGTTCCATCCGAAAGGTTTTGGTCTCGGCTACCTAATAAAAATAGGTGATAAAATCATCTATCATGCGGGAGACACTGATTTTATTCCAGAGATGAGGGAGCTCAAAAATAGGGGTATAACTCTTGCTCTGCTTCCAAGCGGCGGCACATACACCATGGATAATCCTGAGGCAGCTGAGGCAGCCATAGCCATAAGCCCCGAAATAGTTATCCCGATGCATAGATGGGATACAAGCCCGGAGGAATTCAAGAGGAGGGTTGAATCCACCTCAAATATTAAGGTTGTCTTACTTAAACCCGGGGAAAAATACAATCTCTAGACCCGCTAAAATAGATGGCGCATTTTTAAATGGGTTGATTAATCGGCTTAAAGTTAAAAAGTTAGAGGTAAATATCGTTTAGCTTGATGGATATCGTGAGATTTTATAGCGAGAAAACTGGGAAATTTTATAGGCTTGTTGAAACGGATACTTGGCCTTATCTTGAGATATCTGGGATACGGATGCATAGAGCTGATGAGGTTGATCCTAAAACTGATGCTATATTAAAGATTAAGGCTCTAGGTAAGATTTACGGCTCCATTCTAGACTGCTGCACCGGCCTAGGTTACACGGCCATCTTAGCGGCTCAAAAGAGAAGCGTTAGGGAAGTTATAACCATCGAGAAAGATGAAAATGTTATATTTATCGCTAAGCAGAACCCATTCTCGAAGGCTCTTTTCGAGAACGGTAAGATTAAACTTATAGTCGGCGATGTTTTTGAGGAGATAAAGAATTTTAATAATGAGTATTTTAACTTTATAATTCATGACCCGCCTAGGATAAATGTTGCTCCAGAACTCTATTCACTGGAGTTTTATAAGCAGCTTTTCAGGGTTCTAAAGGGGAATGGAAGGATGCTGCATTATGTTGGAAGACCGGGCATAAGGCAGGGTAAAAGATACTTGAAGGGTATAATGGAGCGTTTAAGACTAGCGGGTTTCACGAGAATAAGGATGGTTGATTATGCTTTGAGCTTGGTAATTGAGAAATAGAAAATGTTTTCTCTCAGTAGCATTTTTATCCCACCATTGCTTAACCTATAAGAAGGTTTCCTCAAATGAACGTTCTTGTTTTAGGGCCAGCTGGATCTGGTAAAAGCCTATTTGTCAAAAACTTTTCAGCGTATTTGGCTAGCGAGGGCTATAGAGTCAGAACAATAAATCTAGATCCGGGGGTTTTAAATCCCGGATATAGCCCGGATTTTGATGTGAGATCAGTGTTCACTGTCGAGAGCATAATGCGCGAGATGAATTTAGGGCCTAATGGAGCCATACTTGAAAGCATGGAAAGGTTAACGAGAATTAAGCTGCCGAAATTTAAGGATACGGATTACGTGTTGATTGACACACCTGGACAACTGGAGCCGTTCCTATTCAGGGAGACTGGAAGGATTATAGCTAGCGGTTTTGAAGATAGATGTTGTCTTTTTCTCGGTGATCTTTCAGCGCTGAAAAGAAACCTTGTAAGCTTTTACCTCTATGCTCTAACGGTTTATTATACTCTTGAGACCGAGACCATAGCTATCTTGAATAAGGTGGATCTTCTCAACGAGAAGGAAATAGAAGAGATCAAAGATATCCTCAGAAACCCAAACAGCCTCCTCACTAAAAAGCCAACAAACCTTAGAGAGGAAATGGATATGGAGCTGCTGAAATCTCTAAGAGCCTTCTTTCCACCCAAAAGAGTCCCACTAGTATCCGCTAGGACGGGAACAGGTTTCGAAGAAATCCTAACTATTCTACATGAGGTTAAATGCGCGTGTGGGGACTTAACATAATCTTTATTTTATTTATGCTGGAAAATGATATTTTGGGTGAATAATATTGAAGAAGCTGGGCGTGGGTTTTATAGGCTCAGGTTTTGTAGCCAGGTTTCACGCGTTGTCTTGGACTGGTATAAGGGATGCGGAGATAACAGCCATTTACAATATAAGGGAGGAAAGCGCCCGTAAACTATCGAACCTTGTTGAAACGCTGGGTGTCGGTAAACCAAAAGTTTACACAGATTTAAGGAGCATGCTTTCAGACCCTTCGGTTAACGCTGTTTGGATACTTAACCCGAATTTCATGAGACTCGAAGTTGTAAAGGCTATTGTGGAAGAGGTAACGCAGGGGAAAGCGAATATTGCCGGCGTGTGTTGTGAGAAGCCGCTTGCGAGAAACGTTGATGAAGCCGAAGAAATGGTTAAACTCGTTGAGAAAGCAGGCCTTCTTCATGGTTACTTGGAGGATCAGGTTTTTGCTCCCTCTGTCATCCGCGCAAAAGAAACTATATGGAAATATGGCGCCAAATATTCTGGCAGACCGTATCTGGCTAGGGCGGCTGAAGAGCATGGTGGGCCGCATTCAGCTTGGTTCTGGAACCCTCAGCTGTCTGGTGGCGGGGTACTATTAGACATGACTTGCCACAGCTTAGAGGCCAGTCGATATCTGCTTATGAATCCAGACAAACCTAAAGAGGCGCTTAAACCCATAACCGTTCAATCGGTTATAGCATCCCTTAAATGGACTAAGGAACCCTATGTTTCTACGCTCAAAAGGAACTTTAATGTTAACTACGAGAAGACCCCTGCCGAGGACTATGCCCTAACGCTTATAGTTTATGAGGATGAGGACGGCGGCTTAGTTCTCTCAGAGGCCAGAACCTCATGGAGCTTTGTTGGCCCCGGCTTAAGGTTAACGTTTGAGGTTCTTGGGCCAGAATACTCTGTAACTATAAACAGTTTGCAGCAGGAGCTTAACGTGTTTTTAAGCAGAAATGTTAAGATACCGCCAACTGAGGAGTTCGTTGAGAAGCAGGCGGCGGAGCAGGGTTTAATGCCAATAATACCGAACGAGGCGATAACCTATGGCTATCAAGATGAAAATCGGCATATGGTTGAATGCTTCTTGAAGGGCAAGCTGCCTGAGGAGAATTGGAGAGATGGGCTTTTAGTAACGCAGCTTATGATGGCAGCCTACATGTCGGCTGAAAAAGGCAGAAAAATAAAGTTTAACCCTGAAGTCTTAAAAGGGTATAGGCCAAAAGTATGTTTGGGCGAGTGGAATCCTAAATCCATCGCTGAAACCGAGTAAGAAACAATGGCGGCAACATGGCGAAACAGACACAAATTTTTCAATTTTTTGAAAATCGTTAAATAGATCTTAGCTAAAAATAGCTAATCTATGATATCTATTGAAGAGATAGCTGCAGCATCCATGTTGCTCATATGGGTAATCTTTGTGGTTATGGTTTTAACCAAAAAACTTTATAATTTTATGATTGGGAGGGGTTTTGAAACAAACGTGGCCGTTTACTATAATAGGAAAGTGATACATATATTAACTGGAGGATTATGCGCCTCACTCATACCGCTAATATTTAGGTCCTTTATCCTCCCGTTAATTATGAGCCTTCTCCTCGCAGCCTTCCTATTTTCCTATCATAGGAAGAGGCAATTAATGTATTGGTTTCAAACAAGCGACAATTCATATGAAGTTTCCTTCTGTATTATGTGGGGATTAATTATATCTTTAGGCTGGATATTGACCGGCGGCGACTTCCGCATCGGTGTACTGCCAGTTATCTTCATGTCGGTCGGAGACGCAATAACGGGCATTGTGAGAAACGCGATTTACAGGAGAAGAACCAAATCTTGGTGGGGTAACCTTGCAATGGCATCATTCTCGATAAGCGTGGGCGCAATAGTTGGGCTCGCAGGAATAATTGCCGGAGCCGCGGCCTCGCTAGTTGAACACTTTGAATTTAAGCCAATAGACGACAATGTGCTTGTGCCAGCGACATCCTTCTTAATCCTTCTGTTGGCTAGGATACTTGCACCCTGGTCCCTTGCGTTGTAAACGTGAAAAATTGCTAAAATGTTAGATTTTATCAGCTGGTTTTAAACTGAGGATAGAATAAAGATAAAGTTATATTTATCAATTGTAATTTAGACATAATTCCTGCAGATGAGTGAACTTTGGAGGTAGTCATACTTGCTTATTGAGGTGCGCTGGCATGGTAGGGGTGGACAGGGAGTAGTTACCGTGAGCCGACTCCTAGCTCAAGCAGCCCTATTAGATGGAAAATACGTTCAAGCTTTCCCAGAGTTTGGGCCGGAAAGA encodes the following:
- a CDS encoding MBL fold metallo-hydrolase, giving the protein MVNVSVKWLGHASFQITADGKNIYIDPYEGNYVDKADIVLVTHSHYDHCDTSKIEKIRKNGTVIVSPPDCATKIRGNVRVLKPGESTTVGDIVIEAVHAYNVRRFRSPGVPFHPKGFGLGYLIKIGDKIIYHAGDTDFIPEMRELKNRGITLALLPSGGTYTMDNPEAAEAAIAISPEIVIPMHRWDTSPEEFKRRVESTSNIKVVLLKPGEKYNL
- a CDS encoding ATP/GTP-binding protein, whose protein sequence is MNVLVLGPAGSGKSLFVKNFSAYLASEGYRVRTINLDPGVLNPGYSPDFDVRSVFTVESIMREMNLGPNGAILESMERLTRIKLPKFKDTDYVLIDTPGQLEPFLFRETGRIIASGFEDRCCLFLGDLSALKRNLVSFYLYALTVYYTLETETIAILNKVDLLNEKEIEEIKDILRNPNSLLTKKPTNLREEMDMELLKSLRAFFPPKRVPLVSARTGTGFEEILTILHEVKCACGDLT
- a CDS encoding Gfo/Idh/MocA family oxidoreductase is translated as MKKLGVGFIGSGFVARFHALSWTGIRDAEITAIYNIREESARKLSNLVETLGVGKPKVYTDLRSMLSDPSVNAVWILNPNFMRLEVVKAIVEEVTQGKANIAGVCCEKPLARNVDEAEEMVKLVEKAGLLHGYLEDQVFAPSVIRAKETIWKYGAKYSGRPYLARAAEEHGGPHSAWFWNPQLSGGGVLLDMTCHSLEASRYLLMNPDKPKEALKPITVQSVIASLKWTKEPYVSTLKRNFNVNYEKTPAEDYALTLIVYEDEDGGLVLSEARTSWSFVGPGLRLTFEVLGPEYSVTINSLQQELNVFLSRNVKIPPTEEFVEKQAAEQGLMPIIPNEAITYGYQDENRHMVECFLKGKLPEENWRDGLLVTQLMMAAYMSAEKGRKIKFNPEVLKGYRPKVCLGEWNPKSIAETE
- a CDS encoding methyltransferase; protein product: MRFYSEKTGKFYRLVETDTWPYLEISGIRMHRADEVDPKTDAILKIKALGKIYGSILDCCTGLGYTAILAAQKRSVREVITIEKDENVIFIAKQNPFSKALFENGKIKLIVGDVFEEIKNFNNEYFNFIIHDPPRINVAPELYSLEFYKQLFRVLKGNGRMLHYVGRPGIRQGKRYLKGIMERLRLAGFTRIRMVDYALSLVIEK
- a CDS encoding dolichol kinase — protein: MLLIWVIFVVMVLTKKLYNFMIGRGFETNVAVYYNRKVIHILTGGLCASLIPLIFRSFILPLIMSLLLAAFLFSYHRKRQLMYWFQTSDNSYEVSFCIMWGLIISLGWILTGGDFRIGVLPVIFMSVGDAITGIVRNAIYRRRTKSWWGNLAMASFSISVGAIVGLAGIIAGAAASLVEHFEFKPIDDNVLVPATSFLILLLARILAPWSLAL